The Benincasa hispida cultivar B227 chromosome 9, ASM972705v1, whole genome shotgun sequence genome has a segment encoding these proteins:
- the LOC120085338 gene encoding uncharacterized protein LOC120085338 isoform X3, with translation MDFDLLNNPHPHPLFFIEEGENDEVLFCSRCHRLLQPPAFSCSDSDCNFHIHQSCIDLPPQIHNRFHPQHPLSRTTNNYFCITCWQMPSGDVYQCYRCGFQIDVKCAIADTKASGLRRTKGNEFRHFNHLHTLTLQREQNRETDEIVCVVCGLLIKSGSYYFCSYCDSHFHQQCAELPREMLNSDFHEHPLFLLPRSSPQTICNSCKNDCGEFVYNCSLCEFNLHIACLQSFKHKHTFTKYRNRTQFVCRACGEEDYGFSWYCIICHLPVHKKCAELPLTLRIFGHRLHDLSLTYFRDGVDYVGNKIDCKICGEKIRTRYAAYGCYNYKCNYFVHLGCAQTQRVDFNLSMDALDSADDEDIKTEISGSKIQHFIHHHSLNLFSSEEEFGQDKVCDGCMKRLSGPSFGCEECDFFVHKECLELPRKKRNFLHQHRLDLISISNFVFQCKACLNYFNGFAYHCQTCLSTFDTRCASIKIPFIHPAHQHPLSLDRTNKDHTCEGCGEGVKHKVAFRCVDCNFYLDAGCATLPLGVRYRFDPHPLDLTFIEDEEEEEYCCDICEEEREPGLWFYGCQKCSFAAHLDCAVGMFPYVKLKKHEAHKHGMKLGVKEKEEHCVACGESCAKDLAYECISNCKFKVHAIGPCYHSQVVQGSLAFTNRCFYSHGVGLPQHTIQKLCLIIQMNILFQFMAIIVA, from the exons ATGGATTTTGACCTTTTGAACAACCCCCATCCACACCCATTGTTCTTCATTGAAGAGGGGGAGAATGATGAAGTGCTTTTCTGCAGTAGATGTCATCGATTGTTGCAACCGCCGGCATTCAGCTGCTCTGACTCTGACTGCAACTTCCATATCCATCAATCTTGCATCGACCTTCCTCCTCAAATCCACAACCGTTTCCACCCTCAACATCCTCTTTCTCGGACCACCAACAACTACTTTTGTATTACCTGTTGGCAAATGCCGTCAGGTGATGTTTATCAGTGCTATAGATGCGGTTTTCAAATTGATGTCAAATGCGCCATCGCTGACACAAAAGCCAGTGGTCTTCGGCGAACGAAAGGTAACGAGTTTCGGCATTTTAACCATCTTCATACATTGACCCTTCAGCGAGAACAAAACAGAGAAACCGATGaaattgtttgtgttgtttgtgGATTGCTTATAAAATCAGGTTCTTATTACTTCTGCTCTTATTGTGATTCCCATTTTCATCAACAATGCGCTGAGCTGCCGCGCGAGATGTTAAACTCTGATTTTCATGAGCACCCTTTATTTCTTCTTCCCAGAAGCTCTCCCCAAACCATATGTAATAGTTGCAAAAATGACTGTGGAGAGTTTGTCTATAACTGTTCCTTGTGTGAATTCAACCTTCATATTGCTTGCTTACAATCTTTCAAACACAAACACACATTCACCAAATATAGGAATAGGACACAGTTTGTTTGTCGAGCATGTGGTGAGGAAGACTATGGATTCTCTTGGTATTGCATCATTTGTCATCTTCCGGTTCATAAAAAATGTGCTGAATTGCCGTTAACCTTGAGGATATTTGGACACCGACTCCATGATCTTAGCCTCACCTATTTTCGTGATGGGGTTGATTATGTTGGGAACAAGATTGATTGTAAGATCTGCGGGGAGAAAATAAGGACCAGATATGCTGCATATGGTTGTTACAATTACAAATGCAACTACTTTGTCCATTTGGGTTGTGCTCAAACCCAACGTGTCGACTTTAACTTGTCAATGGATGCTCTTGATTCTGCCGATGATGAAGACATCAAGACTGAGATTTCTGGCTCTAAGATTCAACATTTCATTCATCACCATAGCTTGAATTTGTTTTCCTCTGAGGAGGAGTTTGGACAAGACAAAGTTTGTGATGGTTGTATGAAGCGCCTTTCAGGTCCATCTTTCGGTTGTGAGGAGTGTGATTTCTTTGTCCACAAAGAATGTCTTGAATTGCCTAGAAAGAAAAGGAACTTCCTCCATCAACATAGGCTTGATCTCATATCAATCTCGAATTTCGTCTTCCAATGCAAAGCTTGTCTCAATTATTTCAATGGCTTTGCCTACCATTGCCAAACATGTCTCTCCACATTTGACACCCGATGTGCCTCAATCAAAATTCCATTTATACACCCTGCTCACCAACACCCTTTATCTCTTGACCGCACGAACAAAGACCACACATGTGAGGGTTGTGGGGAGGGGGTGAAGCACAAGGTAGCGTTTCGATGTGTTGACTGCAACTTCTATTTGGATGCAGGATGTGCGACACTGCCACTTGGAGTAAGATACAGATTTGACCCACACCCTCTAGACCTGACATTTATAGaggacgaagaagaagaagagtattGTTGCGATATCTGTGAGGAAGAAAGAGAGCCAGGGTTGTGGTTCTATGGCTGCCAAAAGTGCAGTTTTGCTGCACATTTGGACTGTGCTGTTGGGATGTTTCCTTACGTgaagttaaagaagcatgaagcTCATAAGCATGGGATGAAATTGGGAgtgaaagagaaggaagagcACTGTGTGGCTTGTGGTGAATCATGTGCTAAGGATTTGGCCTATGAATGCATTTCCAATTGCAAGTTCAAGGTGCATGCCATTGGGCCGTGTTACCACAGCCAGGTAGTGCAGGGGAGTTTGGCTTTCACCAACCGTTGCTTTTACTCTCATGGAGTTGGACTCCCCCAACACACAATTCAAAA GTTGTGTTTGATCATCCAGATGAATATCTTGTTTCAGTTCATGGCTATTATAGTAGCTTAA
- the LOC120086626 gene encoding tubby-like F-box protein 5 has protein sequence MPLRGIIREMSEIREGSGNSSRKVREGVQMRHLGKSHIVPEQPSSSSPVPIEQSRWANLPPELLLDIIQRVEASETSWPSRRDVVTCASVCRSWRIVTKEVVRTPEQCGWITFPISLKQPGPRDTPIQCFIKRERATSTFRLYLGLSPALSGNLSKLLLTAKRIRRAMSTDFIVSLVPDDFSRASNHYIGKLRSNFLGTKFSIYDSQPPHDPKLRTSRSKRRIHLKQVSPSKTPTNYKVAAVAYELNVLRTRGPRRMRCTMHSIPVAAVEEGGTAPTPTEFKDCINEHHPSTPICKGKKPITESPTESPDPQESIAPLVLKNKAPRWHEQLQCWCLNFKGRVTVASVKNFQLVAAAETSQNVSAAEQERVILQFGKIGKDIFTMDYRYPLSAFQAFAICLSSFDTKPACE, from the exons ATGCCTCTGAGAGGCATTATTCGTGAGATGAGTGAAATACGAGAAGGCAGTGGGAATTCATCGAGGAAAGTTAGGGAGGGAGTTCAAATGCGTCATCTCGGAAAGTCGCATATTGTACCGGAACAgccttcttcatcttctccgGTTCCGATTGAACAGAGCCGTTGGGCGAATTTGCCTCCGGAGCTTCTTTTGGATATAATTCAACGAGTGGAAGCGAGTGAAACCTCTTGGCCTTCTCGCCGGGATGTTGTTACTTGTGCTTCAGTTTGCAGGTCATGGCGGATAGTTACAAAGGAAGTCGTTAGGACTCCCGAACAGTGTGGGTGGATCACTTTCCCAATTTCTCTGAAGCAG CCGGGACCAAGGGACACTCCGATCCAATGCTTCATTAAGAGAGAAAGGGCAACTTCAACGTTTCGACTCTATCTCGGGCTAAGCCCTG CCCTGTCGGGTAATCTTAGTAAATTGTTGCTAACTGCGAAAAGAATCCGACGAGCAATGAGTACAGATTTCATTGTATCATTAGTTCCAGACGACTTCTCTCGAGCAAGCAACCATTACATAGGAAAGTTGAG GTCAAATTTTCTGGGgaccaaattttcaatttatgacAGTCAGCCTCCTCATGACCCAAAATTGCGAACCAGTAGATCGAAAAGAAGAATCCATTTGAAACAGGTCTCTCCAAGTAAAACTCCAACGAACTATAAAGTCGCTGCCGTAGCTTACGAGCTCAACGTCCTCCGCACCAGAGGTCCAAGAAGAATGAGGTGCACCATGCATTCAATACCTGTTGCAGCAGTGGAGGAGGGTGGCACTGCCCCAACTCCAACAGAGTTTAAAGACTGTATCAACGAGCATCATCCATCAACACCAATTTGCAAAGGAAAGAAGCCGATAACCGAGTCCCCAACCGAGTCCCCTGACCCTCAAGAATCGATAGCTCCATTAGTATTGAAGAACAAAGCTCCGAGATGGCATGAGCAGCTTCAGTGTTGGTGCTTAAACTTCAAAGGGCGTGTCACGGTCGCCTCAGTGAAGAACTTTCAGCTGGTTGCCGCAGCGGAGACAAGTCAAAATGTATCCGCAGCTGAACAAGAGAGAGTAATTTTGCAGTTTGGTAAGATTGGGAAGGATATTTTCACGATGGATTATCGCTATCCTCTTTCAGCTTTCCAAGCCTTTGCAATTTGTCTTAGTAGCTTTGATACCAAGCCAGCTTGTGAATGA
- the LOC120085338 gene encoding uncharacterized protein LOC120085338 isoform X1 codes for MDFDLLNNPHPHPLFFIEEGENDEVLFCSRCHRLLQPPAFSCSDSDCNFHIHQSCIDLPPQIHNRFHPQHPLSRTTNNYFCITCWQMPSGDVYQCYRCGFQIDVKCAIADTKASGLRRTKGNEFRHFNHLHTLTLQREQNRETDEIVCVVCGLLIKSGSYYFCSYCDSHFHQQCAELPREMLNSDFHEHPLFLLPRSSPQTICNSCKNDCGEFVYNCSLCEFNLHIACLQSFKHKHTFTKYRNRTQFVCRACGEEDYGFSWYCIICHLPVHKKCAELPLTLRIFGHRLHDLSLTYFRDGVDYVGNKIDCKICGEKIRTRYAAYGCYNYKCNYFVHLGCAQTQRVDFNLSMDALDSADDEDIKTEISGSKIQHFIHHHSLNLFSSEEEFGQDKVCDGCMKRLSGPSFGCEECDFFVHKECLELPRKKRNFLHQHRLDLISISNFVFQCKACLNYFNGFAYHCQTCLSTFDTRCASIKIPFIHPAHQHPLSLDRTNKDHTCEGCGEGVKHKVAFRCVDCNFYLDAGCATLPLGVRYRFDPHPLDLTFIEDEEEEEYCCDICEEEREPGLWFYGCQKCSFAAHLDCAVGMFPYVKLKKHEAHKHGMKLGVKEKEEHCVACGESCAKDLAYECISNCKFKVHAIGPCYHSQVVQGSLAFTNRCFYSHGVGLPQHTIQNERILINIGPYGGGGGSAWKEKVFTSIRAFSIYHAAWIYSFQIHYEKNGESIWSMKHGGDGGSRSEVVFDHPDEYLVSVHGYYSSLRDWSIAATVIRSLTLETNKRSYGPFGDEDGTKFSFPVGKNFSGLHGRSGSFLDAIGGYSIWTQQPHPL; via the exons ATGGATTTTGACCTTTTGAACAACCCCCATCCACACCCATTGTTCTTCATTGAAGAGGGGGAGAATGATGAAGTGCTTTTCTGCAGTAGATGTCATCGATTGTTGCAACCGCCGGCATTCAGCTGCTCTGACTCTGACTGCAACTTCCATATCCATCAATCTTGCATCGACCTTCCTCCTCAAATCCACAACCGTTTCCACCCTCAACATCCTCTTTCTCGGACCACCAACAACTACTTTTGTATTACCTGTTGGCAAATGCCGTCAGGTGATGTTTATCAGTGCTATAGATGCGGTTTTCAAATTGATGTCAAATGCGCCATCGCTGACACAAAAGCCAGTGGTCTTCGGCGAACGAAAGGTAACGAGTTTCGGCATTTTAACCATCTTCATACATTGACCCTTCAGCGAGAACAAAACAGAGAAACCGATGaaattgtttgtgttgtttgtgGATTGCTTATAAAATCAGGTTCTTATTACTTCTGCTCTTATTGTGATTCCCATTTTCATCAACAATGCGCTGAGCTGCCGCGCGAGATGTTAAACTCTGATTTTCATGAGCACCCTTTATTTCTTCTTCCCAGAAGCTCTCCCCAAACCATATGTAATAGTTGCAAAAATGACTGTGGAGAGTTTGTCTATAACTGTTCCTTGTGTGAATTCAACCTTCATATTGCTTGCTTACAATCTTTCAAACACAAACACACATTCACCAAATATAGGAATAGGACACAGTTTGTTTGTCGAGCATGTGGTGAGGAAGACTATGGATTCTCTTGGTATTGCATCATTTGTCATCTTCCGGTTCATAAAAAATGTGCTGAATTGCCGTTAACCTTGAGGATATTTGGACACCGACTCCATGATCTTAGCCTCACCTATTTTCGTGATGGGGTTGATTATGTTGGGAACAAGATTGATTGTAAGATCTGCGGGGAGAAAATAAGGACCAGATATGCTGCATATGGTTGTTACAATTACAAATGCAACTACTTTGTCCATTTGGGTTGTGCTCAAACCCAACGTGTCGACTTTAACTTGTCAATGGATGCTCTTGATTCTGCCGATGATGAAGACATCAAGACTGAGATTTCTGGCTCTAAGATTCAACATTTCATTCATCACCATAGCTTGAATTTGTTTTCCTCTGAGGAGGAGTTTGGACAAGACAAAGTTTGTGATGGTTGTATGAAGCGCCTTTCAGGTCCATCTTTCGGTTGTGAGGAGTGTGATTTCTTTGTCCACAAAGAATGTCTTGAATTGCCTAGAAAGAAAAGGAACTTCCTCCATCAACATAGGCTTGATCTCATATCAATCTCGAATTTCGTCTTCCAATGCAAAGCTTGTCTCAATTATTTCAATGGCTTTGCCTACCATTGCCAAACATGTCTCTCCACATTTGACACCCGATGTGCCTCAATCAAAATTCCATTTATACACCCTGCTCACCAACACCCTTTATCTCTTGACCGCACGAACAAAGACCACACATGTGAGGGTTGTGGGGAGGGGGTGAAGCACAAGGTAGCGTTTCGATGTGTTGACTGCAACTTCTATTTGGATGCAGGATGTGCGACACTGCCACTTGGAGTAAGATACAGATTTGACCCACACCCTCTAGACCTGACATTTATAGaggacgaagaagaagaagagtattGTTGCGATATCTGTGAGGAAGAAAGAGAGCCAGGGTTGTGGTTCTATGGCTGCCAAAAGTGCAGTTTTGCTGCACATTTGGACTGTGCTGTTGGGATGTTTCCTTACGTgaagttaaagaagcatgaagcTCATAAGCATGGGATGAAATTGGGAgtgaaagagaaggaagagcACTGTGTGGCTTGTGGTGAATCATGTGCTAAGGATTTGGCCTATGAATGCATTTCCAATTGCAAGTTCAAGGTGCATGCCATTGGGCCGTGTTACCACAGCCAGGTAGTGCAGGGGAGTTTGGCTTTCACCAACCGTTGCTTTTACTCTCATGGAGTTGGACTCCCCCAACACACAATTCAAAA CGAGCGGATTCTTATAAATATTGGACCATATGGAGGTGGAGGTGGAAGTGCTTGGAAAGAAAAGGTTTTCACGTCAATCAGAGCATTTTCTATTTATCATGCAGCATGGATTTACTCTTTTCAAATTCATTATGAGAAGAACGGTGAGTCGATATGGTCAATGAAGCATGGTGGAGATGGTGGTTCCAGATCTGAG GTTGTGTTTGATCATCCAGATGAATATCTTGTTTCAGTTCATGGCTATTATAGTAGCTTAAGGGATTGGAGTATTGCAGCCACTGTTATCCGATCTCTGACATTggaaacaaataaaagaagTTATGGGCCGTTTGGTGACGAAGATGGAACCAAATTTTCATTCCCAGTGGGAAAAAACTTCTCTGGCCTCCATGGAAGGTCTGGTTCTTTTCTTGATGCAATTGGAGGCTATTCTATTTGGACACAACAGCCTCATCCTCTTTAG
- the LOC120085338 gene encoding uncharacterized protein LOC120085338 isoform X2, with product MDFDLLNNPHPHPLFFIEEGENDEVLFCSRCHRLLQPPAFSCSDSDCNFHIHQSCIDLPPQIHNRFHPQHPLSRTTNNYFCITCWQMPSGDVYQCYRCGFQIDVKCAIADTKASGLRRTKGSYYFCSYCDSHFHQQCAELPREMLNSDFHEHPLFLLPRSSPQTICNSCKNDCGEFVYNCSLCEFNLHIACLQSFKHKHTFTKYRNRTQFVCRACGEEDYGFSWYCIICHLPVHKKCAELPLTLRIFGHRLHDLSLTYFRDGVDYVGNKIDCKICGEKIRTRYAAYGCYNYKCNYFVHLGCAQTQRVDFNLSMDALDSADDEDIKTEISGSKIQHFIHHHSLNLFSSEEEFGQDKVCDGCMKRLSGPSFGCEECDFFVHKECLELPRKKRNFLHQHRLDLISISNFVFQCKACLNYFNGFAYHCQTCLSTFDTRCASIKIPFIHPAHQHPLSLDRTNKDHTCEGCGEGVKHKVAFRCVDCNFYLDAGCATLPLGVRYRFDPHPLDLTFIEDEEEEEYCCDICEEEREPGLWFYGCQKCSFAAHLDCAVGMFPYVKLKKHEAHKHGMKLGVKEKEEHCVACGESCAKDLAYECISNCKFKVHAIGPCYHSQVVQGSLAFTNRCFYSHGVGLPQHTIQNERILINIGPYGGGGGSAWKEKVFTSIRAFSIYHAAWIYSFQIHYEKNGESIWSMKHGGDGGSRSEVVFDHPDEYLVSVHGYYSSLRDWSIAATVIRSLTLETNKRSYGPFGDEDGTKFSFPVGKNFSGLHGRSGSFLDAIGGYSIWTQQPHPL from the exons ATGGATTTTGACCTTTTGAACAACCCCCATCCACACCCATTGTTCTTCATTGAAGAGGGGGAGAATGATGAAGTGCTTTTCTGCAGTAGATGTCATCGATTGTTGCAACCGCCGGCATTCAGCTGCTCTGACTCTGACTGCAACTTCCATATCCATCAATCTTGCATCGACCTTCCTCCTCAAATCCACAACCGTTTCCACCCTCAACATCCTCTTTCTCGGACCACCAACAACTACTTTTGTATTACCTGTTGGCAAATGCCGTCAGGTGATGTTTATCAGTGCTATAGATGCGGTTTTCAAATTGATGTCAAATGCGCCATCGCTGACACAAAAGCCAGTGGTCTTCGGCGAACGAAAG GTTCTTATTACTTCTGCTCTTATTGTGATTCCCATTTTCATCAACAATGCGCTGAGCTGCCGCGCGAGATGTTAAACTCTGATTTTCATGAGCACCCTTTATTTCTTCTTCCCAGAAGCTCTCCCCAAACCATATGTAATAGTTGCAAAAATGACTGTGGAGAGTTTGTCTATAACTGTTCCTTGTGTGAATTCAACCTTCATATTGCTTGCTTACAATCTTTCAAACACAAACACACATTCACCAAATATAGGAATAGGACACAGTTTGTTTGTCGAGCATGTGGTGAGGAAGACTATGGATTCTCTTGGTATTGCATCATTTGTCATCTTCCGGTTCATAAAAAATGTGCTGAATTGCCGTTAACCTTGAGGATATTTGGACACCGACTCCATGATCTTAGCCTCACCTATTTTCGTGATGGGGTTGATTATGTTGGGAACAAGATTGATTGTAAGATCTGCGGGGAGAAAATAAGGACCAGATATGCTGCATATGGTTGTTACAATTACAAATGCAACTACTTTGTCCATTTGGGTTGTGCTCAAACCCAACGTGTCGACTTTAACTTGTCAATGGATGCTCTTGATTCTGCCGATGATGAAGACATCAAGACTGAGATTTCTGGCTCTAAGATTCAACATTTCATTCATCACCATAGCTTGAATTTGTTTTCCTCTGAGGAGGAGTTTGGACAAGACAAAGTTTGTGATGGTTGTATGAAGCGCCTTTCAGGTCCATCTTTCGGTTGTGAGGAGTGTGATTTCTTTGTCCACAAAGAATGTCTTGAATTGCCTAGAAAGAAAAGGAACTTCCTCCATCAACATAGGCTTGATCTCATATCAATCTCGAATTTCGTCTTCCAATGCAAAGCTTGTCTCAATTATTTCAATGGCTTTGCCTACCATTGCCAAACATGTCTCTCCACATTTGACACCCGATGTGCCTCAATCAAAATTCCATTTATACACCCTGCTCACCAACACCCTTTATCTCTTGACCGCACGAACAAAGACCACACATGTGAGGGTTGTGGGGAGGGGGTGAAGCACAAGGTAGCGTTTCGATGTGTTGACTGCAACTTCTATTTGGATGCAGGATGTGCGACACTGCCACTTGGAGTAAGATACAGATTTGACCCACACCCTCTAGACCTGACATTTATAGaggacgaagaagaagaagagtattGTTGCGATATCTGTGAGGAAGAAAGAGAGCCAGGGTTGTGGTTCTATGGCTGCCAAAAGTGCAGTTTTGCTGCACATTTGGACTGTGCTGTTGGGATGTTTCCTTACGTgaagttaaagaagcatgaagcTCATAAGCATGGGATGAAATTGGGAgtgaaagagaaggaagagcACTGTGTGGCTTGTGGTGAATCATGTGCTAAGGATTTGGCCTATGAATGCATTTCCAATTGCAAGTTCAAGGTGCATGCCATTGGGCCGTGTTACCACAGCCAGGTAGTGCAGGGGAGTTTGGCTTTCACCAACCGTTGCTTTTACTCTCATGGAGTTGGACTCCCCCAACACACAATTCAAAA CGAGCGGATTCTTATAAATATTGGACCATATGGAGGTGGAGGTGGAAGTGCTTGGAAAGAAAAGGTTTTCACGTCAATCAGAGCATTTTCTATTTATCATGCAGCATGGATTTACTCTTTTCAAATTCATTATGAGAAGAACGGTGAGTCGATATGGTCAATGAAGCATGGTGGAGATGGTGGTTCCAGATCTGAG GTTGTGTTTGATCATCCAGATGAATATCTTGTTTCAGTTCATGGCTATTATAGTAGCTTAAGGGATTGGAGTATTGCAGCCACTGTTATCCGATCTCTGACATTggaaacaaataaaagaagTTATGGGCCGTTTGGTGACGAAGATGGAACCAAATTTTCATTCCCAGTGGGAAAAAACTTCTCTGGCCTCCATGGAAGGTCTGGTTCTTTTCTTGATGCAATTGGAGGCTATTCTATTTGGACACAACAGCCTCATCCTCTTTAG